The following DNA comes from Leptospira wolbachii serovar Codice str. CDC.
AATGATTATTTGCCCGGTTTGTTTTGGTCATTACTATTCGGAAAAAACATTAGAAATTCTATTTAAAAGTTTAAATTGGAAAGAAATAAAGGAAAATTCTAAAATAAAGAAAAGCAAAATAGTTTGTCCTAAATGTAATAAAAAAATGAATTTATACACATTACCCAGTGAATTCAATAATGTTCAAATTGATTTATGCAACAGCTGTAAAATTTTATGGTTGGATAAAGATGAAATAGAAGAATTAAAATTATCTAAATTCTCAAATCCAAATTTAGACACTATAAATAAATCTCAAAAGAAAATTACGGAAAGAGATATAAATTATATTCTCCAAGTTATAAAACTAGATTCAAAATTAACTGAAACAAAGTCTAAAAAAAATATAAATAATTTTGCTACGGATTATTCTCCAAACACTAGCAATCGATCTATTTTTAATGCTTTTGATATATTGACATTTATTAAAACTATTTTTACAAAGGAAAATAATAAGTAATTTTGTTTAAATTCATTCCTATATACTAAGAATTAAACCAATACTAAACAAACTTCGCATAACAGCGACTTAACGCTTCGCTTCGGGACAAGCCCTCGCTCGGTCTGCGACACATAGGCTTCTGGCACTCCCCTTGCCTGCGCAAGTGTCGTTCCAGTCCCTAACGTCCCGTTGGGACTCAGGGCCAGCCTACGTCGTTAAGGCTAGTTCGTTAGTCGCAATAGGTTAAAAAATAATTCTAAATAATAGATTTAAGAAAAAGGAAAAGAAATTGCAATTTACCTACTTAAAAAGCTTCTATTCAATAAATATATGCTATTTGAATGGGATCATAAGAAAAACGCCTCAAATCTAAGAAAACATAATATTTCATTTAATCAAGCCTCTGAAGTTTTTCTAGATAAAGATGCTATATACATACAAGATGAAAAACATTCTGAAAATGAGGATAGGTGGCTAGTCATCGGAAAAATTGAAAATTTTACCGTTGTAGTTGTTGTTTTTGTAGACAAATCTAATAAATCAGAGGAAAAATTAAGAATAATTTCGGCAAGACAGGCGAATAGAACTGAGGAGAATGAATATCTCCAAAGACTAGGTAAAGAATAGTTATGAAAAAAAATTACGACTTTTCAAAAGGCAAAAAAGGAATTTTTTACATTAAAGATAAACTGGATATCCACCTACCAATTTATCTAGATAACGATATTGAAGAATATTTTTCGAAAATAGCTATTTCGAAAGGTAAAGATATAAATTCAATTATAAATAAAGTATTAAAAAAGGAAGTTGAACTACAAAAAGAACTTTCTACATAACTGTTAGTTTCTAATTTTCAGTTCGCTTCATTTAACTAATATTTATTAAGATCAAACTGGATTCTCTGATTTTCAATATTAGCTGATCAATTCTTTAAATCCGACTCTCTTTTACAATTGTTTAAGAATGAAAAAACTTAGTAGAAATAATAAATATTATTATAAAATAACCTACTGCGACTAACAGCGTATTACCGCTACGCTTCGGCACAAGGCCTCGCTCGGCCTGCGGCAAATTGCCCTTCTGTCACTCGTTTGCAGCCGCAAACTCCGTGCCAGTCCCTAACGTCCCGTTCGGGACTCAGGGTCGGGCAACTTCGATAATACTAGTTCGTTATGCGAAATCTCATTAATCTAAGGCAAAAATATGAAATTTTTTCAAATTATAATAATAACAATATTATTCATTTCAAAAATCATAGCATCTGACAAAAACGAATTTCTTGTTACGGCTCCAGCTGGCTTAATACTAAGAACAAATCCAACATTAAAATCAAATAAAATTACAACTATTCCTTATGGAGAAGTAGTCCTCAGAACTGACAACTTTCTCAAAAAAGACAGCCAACCTTACGAAGAATTTTACGAAAATAAAATGTTCATTCAGTATAAATATCAAGGAGAAGTCGGTTGGTACAAAATCAAATATCAAAATTACGAAGGTTACGCATACGCGTTTTTCCTAATTACTAACAATGAAAAAAATTCAAAATTTTTTCTATATAACGAAAAAAATAATAACGTCGAAATAAAAAGAAACTTTATAAACCAAAAAACAGAAAATAATAATATAAAAAAAAACAATTTTTACACAAGTCTTTCATCAAAATAATCTAATTTTCCAGACTGAATCTCTTCTGATATTCGATCAAAACGCATTCCTGAAAAATGAACTTTTTTATTTTGAAAAACCCATTGAATCCAGAGAATTAAATGGGTATGAAGGAGGATTATATCCAATCTTTTACAAAAGATTTATGAAGGCTAA
Coding sequences within:
- a CDS encoding TFIIB-type zinc ribbon-containing protein: MKKCQKCKTTLSSIKTNYGKMIICPVCFGHYYSEKTLEILFKSLNWKEIKENSKIKKSKIVCPKCNKKMNLYTLPSEFNNVQIDLCNSCKILWLDKDEIEELKLSKFSNPNLDTINKSQKKITERDINYILQVIKLDSKLTETKSKKNINNFATDYSPNTSNRSIFNAFDILTFIKTIFTKENNK
- a CDS encoding BrnT family toxin, with the translated sequence MLFEWDHKKNASNLRKHNISFNQASEVFLDKDAIYIQDEKHSENEDRWLVIGKIENFTVVVVVFVDKSNKSEEKLRIISARQANRTEENEYLQRLGKE
- a CDS encoding SH3 domain-containing protein, yielding MKFFQIIIITILFISKIIASDKNEFLVTAPAGLILRTNPTLKSNKITTIPYGEVVLRTDNFLKKDSQPYEEFYENKMFIQYKYQGEVGWYKIKYQNYEGYAYAFFLITNNEKNSKFFLYNEKNNNVEIKRNFINQKTENNNIKKNNFYTSLSSK